From one Dama dama isolate Ldn47 chromosome 4, ASM3311817v1, whole genome shotgun sequence genomic stretch:
- the TSHZ3 gene encoding teashirt homolog 3, whose protein sequence is MPRRKQQAPRRAAAYVSDELKAAALVDEDIDPEESPADGEPSAKYMCPEKELSKTCPSYQNSPAAEFSSHEMDSESHISETSDRMADFESGSIKNEEETKEVSIPPEDTTVSDSLEQMKAVYNNFLSNSYWSNLTLNLHQPSSEKNNGSSSSSSSSSSSCGSGSFDWHQSAMAKTLQQVSQSRLLPEPSLFSTVQLYRQSSKLYGSIFTGASKFRCKDCSAAYDTLVELTVHMNETGHYRDDNHEADNNNPKRWSKPRKRSLLEMEGKEDAQKVLKCMYCGHSFESLQDLSVHMIKTKHYQKVPLKEPVTPVAAKIIPAARKKASLELELPSSPDSTGGTPKAAMADTNDALQKNSNPYITPNNRYGHQNGASYAWHFEARKSQILKCMECGSSHDTLQELTAHMMVTGHFIKVTNSAMKKGKPIMETPVTPSITTLLDEKVQSVPLAATTFTSPSNTPASISPKLNVEVKKEADKEKAVLEEKPKEKEKACEEEEKYDISSKYHYLTENDLEESPKGGLDILKSLENTVTSAINKAQNGTPSWGGYPSIHAAYQLPNMMKLSLGSAGKSAPLKPMFGNSDIVSPTKNQTLITPPSSQTSPMPKTNFHAMEELVKKVTEKVAKVEEKMKEPEGKLSPPKRATPSPCSSDISEPIKMEASSDGGFKSQEDSPSPQRDGCKEGSPLAEPVENGKDPVKPMSSGLSSSTAIITDHPPEQPFVNPLSALQSVMNIHLGKAAKPSLPALDPMSMLFKMSNSLAEKAAVATPPPLQSKKADHLDRYFYHVNNDQPIDLTKGKSDKACSLGSVLLSPTSASPATSSSTVTTAKTSAVVSFMSNSPLRENALSDISDMLKNLTESHTSKSSTPSSISEKSDIDGATLEEAEEATPAQKRKGRQSNWNPQHLLILQAQFAASLRQTSEGKYIMSDLSPQERMHISRFTGLSMTTISHWLANVKYQLRRTGGTKFLKNLDTGHPVFFCNDCASQIRTPSTYISHLESHLGFRLRDLSKLSTEQINNQIAQTKSPSEKLVTSSPEEDLGTSYQCKLCNRTFASKHAVKLHLSKTHGKSPEDHLLYVSELEKQ, encoded by the coding sequence CCTATGTTTCAGATGAGTTAAAGGCTGCCGCCCTGGTAGATGAAGACATAGATCCAGAAGAGAGCCCTGCAGATGGAGAGCCATCGGCTAAGTACATGTGCCCGGAAAAGGAGCTCAGCAAGACCTGCCCCAGCTACCAGAACTCCCCGGCGGCCGAGTTTTCCAGCCACGAGATGGACAGCGAGTCCCACATCAGTGAGACCAGCGACCGGATGGCCGACTTTGAAAGCGGCTCCATCAAGAACGAAGAGGAGACCAAGGAGGTGAGCATCCCGCCAGAAGACACGACCGTGTCGGACAGCCTGGAGCAGATGAAGGCCGTGTACAACAACTTCCTCTCCAACTCCTACTGGTCCAACCTCACCCTCAACCTGCACCAGCCGTCCTCGGAGAAGAAcaacggcagcagcagcagcagcagcagcagcagcagcagttgcggCAGCGGCAGCTTCGACTGGCACCAGAGCGCCATGGCCAAGACGCTGCAGCAGGTGTCCCAGAGCCGCCTGCTGCCCGAGCCCAGCCTCTTCAGCACGGTGCAGCTGTACCGGCAGAGCAGCAAGCTCTACGGCTCCATCTTCACCGGGGCCAGCAAGTTCCGCTGCAAGGACTGCAGCGCGGCCTACGACACCCTGGTGGAGCTGACCGTGCACATGAACGAGACGGGGCACTACCGCGACGACAACCACGAGGCCGACAACAACAACCCCAAGCGCTGGTCCAAGCCCCGCAAGCGCTCGCTGCTGGAAATGGAAGGCAAGGAGGACGCCCAGAAGGTGCTGAAGTGCATGTATTGCGGCCACTCGTTCGAGTCCCTCCAGGACTTGAGTGTCCATATGATCAAAACGAAACACTACCAAAAAGTGCCTCTGAAGGAACCCGTCACTCCCGTGGCAGCCAAAATCATCCCAGCCGCTCGGAAGAAGGCCTCGCTGGAGCTGGAGCTGCCCAGCTCCCCGGATTCCACCGGCGGCACCCCCAAAGCTGCCATGGCGGACACGAACGACGCGCTTCAGAAGAACTCCAACCCGTACATCACGCCAAATAACCGCTACGGCCACCAGAACGGGGCCAGCTACGCCTGGCACTTCGAGGCCCGCAAGTCCCAGATCCTCAAGTGCATGGAGTGCGGCAGCTCGCATGACACGCTGCAGGAACTCACGGCCCACATGATGGTGACCGGCCACTTCATCAAGGTCACCAACTCGGCCATGAAGAAGGGGAAGCCCATCATGGAGACGCCCGTCACGCCCAGCATCACCACCCTGCTGGACGAGAAGGTGCAGTCCGTGCCCCTGGCTGCCACCACCTTCACGTCCCCCTCCAACACGCCCGCCAGCATCTCCCCAAAACTGAACGTGGAGGTCAAGAAGGAAGCCGACAAGGAGAAAGCCGTCCTCGAAGAGAAGcccaaggaaaaggagaaggcctgcgaggaggaggagaagtatGATATCTCTTCCAAGTACCACTATTTGACTGAGAATGACCTCGAAGAGAGCCCCAAGGGTGGGCTCGATATCCTCAAGTCCCTGGAAAACACAGTCACGTCGGCCATCAACAAGGCCCAGAACGGCACCCCCAGCTGGGGGGGCTACCCCAGCATCCACGCCGCCTACCAGCTCCCCAACATGATGAAGCTGTCTCTGGGCTCCGCGGGGAAAAGCGCACCCCTGAAGCCCATGTTTGGCAACAGCGACATCGTGTCCCCCACGAAGAACCAGACCCTGATCACTCCACCCAGCAGCCAGACCTCCCCCATGCCCAAGACAAACTTTCACGCCATGGAGGAGCTGGTGAAAAAAGTCACCGAGAAAGTTGCCAAAGTCGAGGAGAAAATGAAGGAGCCCGAGGGCAAGCTTTCTCCACCCAAGCGGGCCACCCCGTCCCCGTGCAGCAGCGACATCAGTGAGCCCATCAAGATGGAGGCGTCCAGCGACGGGGGCTTCAAAAGCCAGGAGGACAGCCCCAGCCCCCAGCGGGACGGCTGCAAGGAGGGGAGCCCCCTGGCAGAGCCGGTGGAGAACGGCAAGGACCCAGTGAAGCCGATGAGCAGTGGCCTGAGCAGCAGCACAGCCATCATCACCGACCACCCCCCCGAGCAGCCCTTCGTTAACCCTCTGAGCGCCCTGCAGTCGGTGATGAACATCCACCTGGGCAAGGCCGCCAagccctccctgcctgccctcGACCCCATGAGCATGCTTTTCAAGATGAGCAACAGCCTGGCCGAGAAGGCGGCGGTGGCTACCCCACcacccttgcagtccaagaaggCGGACCACCTGGACCGCTATTTCTACCACGTCAACAACGACCAGCCCATAGACTTGACGAAAGGCAAGAGTGACAAAGCCTGCTCTTTGGGTTCAGTGCTTCTGTCGCCCACGTCCGCATCCCCGGCAACCTCCTCATCCACGGTGACAACGGCGAAGACATCTGCCGTCGTATCATTCATGTCAAACTCGCCGCTACGCGAGAATGCCTTGTCAGATATATCCGATATGCTGAAGAACTTGACAGAGAGCCACACGTCAAAGTCCTCCACCCCTTCCAGCATCTCTGAGAAGTCTGACATTGACGGGGCCACCCTGGAGGAGGCCGAGGAGGCGACGCCCGCGCAGAAGAGGAAGGGCCGCCAGTCAAACTGGAACCCCCAGCACCTGCTCATCCTCCAGGCACAGTTCGCCGCCAGCCTCCGGCAGACCTCGGAGGGCAAGTACATCATGTCGGACCTGAGCCCCCAGGAGCGCATGCACATCTCCAGGTTCACCGGGCTCTCCATGACCACCATCAGCCACTGGCTGGCCAACGTCAAGTACCAGCTGCGAAGGACAGGTGGGACAAAGTTCCTCAAAAACTTGGACACCGGCCACCCTGTGTTCTTTTGTAATGACTGCGCGTCACAAATCAGGACTCCCTCCACGTACATCAGCCACCTCGAGTCACACCTGGGCTTCCGGCTACGGGATTTGTCCAAACTGTCCACTGAACAGATTAACAATCAGATAGCACAAACCAAGTCACCGTCAGAAAAACTGGTGACGTCCTCCCCCGAGGAGGACCTGGGGACCTCCTACCAGTGCAAACTTTGCAATCGGACCTTTGCGAGCAAGCATGCGGTTAAACTTCACCTCAGCAAAACACACGGGAAGTCCCCTGAGGACCACCTTCTGTATGTTTCTGAGTTAGAGAAACAGTAG